aatcatccaaaaataAATCTGTATTAATGCTATTTGTAATGTTCGACAACACCGATTGAAAATGCACACCATTAGAACTATCACTCGAATTTcctgtaattttttcataaacaaatttagtaacatattacgaagacaatgtaaattaataatttattacttgtcaatagctaaataatatatagaaaatattgtattttatgggcTTTCATTCGGCCAAAATACTCATGACGTGTTAGTTATTTTGTATacccaataaaaactaaatatatagaactgacatacttaaaaataccaaataaaaaaatatattattctaacctaaaaacaaaaatgataaaataataaatttatttttttatatgaaatctaccttgaattgtgctttgctttatattttctttgtcttttaatatCAATCTTCTCTTCAATATAATCTTACTTCTCTTTGGACTTCTTGTATCTTTCAATACAtacctaaaaatatcaaataaataaattttttaaccaattaaaaatatatatacattatacataatacatttttattatcaaattttttatattattaaaaaaataaagtagtacACATATGACCGCGTCTGTTTTTGGTATATATGTCCATCAAAATATAGACACAGGAGTACATGTATGTTGTTTATTTACTGAGACAAAAATATGAAAGACATAGTCGTACACAAACACCCATTAAAAACTTGTATTTTGTGTCTCTCTAAAATGCGAAAACACTAATTTTTAActtgagacactaatttttttacaattttttctcaTGTCTAACTTACCAAATAGAATATGAAAAATTGCACATGTAAAATTGCACAGATTTTATTTTCGATGGctactttaatttcttttttattctcatttatttagttacgtaaacatattttacagaaaataatatatatttttgtacaaaagtatcttttttcaaataaatataagtttaatctcACGATCAATAAATTCAACTTATAGTTAAAGAGATTGAAAATGAACAACTTATaagtaaaaggagagaaaaagataaaagtacCTTTATTgttataatctaaaaaataacaatgtaaacgaagtaaatagaaaaaaattataaatgtgacaaataaaaaaaatttaaatttaaaaatcaaaacggctaagaagccacttaattaggaattattattagagttttaaatttcaaatttttaaatagaattttctaattagctagtgtaaatttaaaatttttaaataaattttttttaattaaacgtttgttattcattaagaatataggaatttgttaatttaaaaataatttttattagtttcgtcataaatagtatcaatcctattatttatcgataaaaataaataaaattaaatacaatataaaaattaataaccttataaattaagtaaatttagaaaaaatacttaaaaagagagaaaaagatgaaagtattTCTATTGTGGAGAGACAatctaaaaagataataataaaaatttataaatgtggcaagtaaaaaaatttaaatttaaaaattgaaatggttaaaaacttacttaattagaaattagtattagaaattcaaatttaaaatttttaaaatagaattttctaattagctagtataaattttaaatttttaaataaaattttctaatcaaACGTCCGTTGTCCATTAggaatatagaaatttgttaatttaaaaataatttttttagtttcatcataaacaatattaactttattatactttttctaaaatttaaacagtattacattttttttaaatagtataaataatttcacatcttaataagactaataattctatttattttattataatcctttgtaattagtatagtaacttataaattatataaatttttaaaaaatattctcaaacccaattgcttacgtaaaaattcaaaaaaaaagtatatttgaatttaaatttaaaattataaacataatactttaattaaaaattataattagatttttttaaataagtacacattaaaaattaataactaacttaattgtatcaacaataattcaaagaaaaaatttataactttatgacattaaatattaaattaaaaattatcagaatatcaacggtgagaatcaaattaaaaataaaatcacaagtaataaccaaataacttcaatttatatttaaaaaaattctaaattccaaacataaaaatcgaaaagaaccaaaagaaaaataataactcAAGAAAAAGACAatgtttccaccaaaacaaacatatgtttggcattattctattagataaaCTCTAAAAGAGATTccaaaacatgtgcatccaaattctcaagtttctttctcaatcttgatcttcttgcaagttgaggtatctccttcCACCTTCGAATCTTCCGACTCCGAGGATAGTCACTTAGTTGGTGTAATAGCACTTTCCAACAATTCAGATTCATCATTCGCCGCAACTTCAATggagaattcaagcaacaaattATGTACAAAAAAccacgttaaattaaagacttctttctaacctttgattttatctcactaatattttttgaataaaattaagatctaattttgagagaacaaacaaaaaaaatattttttgaacaaatatcTTAGTACCTTCTACTTTCTCCCCTTCAATGATTGAGGATGTCTttaaaattagaaacaaagcaccggtgtagtcaacatcctaaaattataattaattattatttataaattagatactactaatgaccaagaaagcaaaaaataaattaatgtttAATAGAAGTACACTTATAtatactcacaatttgaatagggtgagcctctttgaatttatttatgagatcAACATTATTagtcatcttcttaactttataagaaggtgaaaaatatgaaatatcatatatttgaacttcaatgatgaagagaaagatcttatcaattaggttgagtaaaagtgtaggtgtatctgatagatctcctttctacaggatattacataatatattaataataaataatataaaaagtaccaataaaaatatcttcactaatgtttttagaaataaatattggttagatcttaccaataggagtggatcaagtatctctacacagcTCTCTTCCAAAACTTGTTTTG
The sequence above is drawn from the Arachis hypogaea cultivar Tifrunner chromosome 4, arahy.Tifrunner.gnm2.J5K5, whole genome shotgun sequence genome and encodes:
- the LOC112796632 gene encoding uncharacterized protein, with amino-acid sequence MRALYSPNIILCIWTGKKWEIKTLLKLITVIVFDNEAKQVLEESCVEILDPLLLKGDLSDTPTLLLNLIDKIFLFIIEVQIYDISYFSPSYKVKKMTNNVDLINKFKEAHPIQIDVDYTGALFLILKTSSIIEGEKVEVAANDESELLESAITPTK